A window of Chitinophaga sp. MM2321 contains these coding sequences:
- a CDS encoding PAS domain-containing protein: MLEQHYRQLQHLEAALNALALSINLDAAGCITAMNTLMEKALRQPSAALTGKQLQEVLLPADQAQWQRIWNALQVGETVQEQICFLVDGEINLWLEAGCHPVFNESGSMEQCLLIGLDITARKIPELQAREEEQFFRQILEHLPVGLQQFSAEGNSIDMNSRQREIWGEEHAFFTNTSYNWLQDPFYRLNGLAKMFEEAMQTMQTRKREVLLSYTEKHSGNLTRLYPVYYEATVFPVTDQQNRMHNFFLILDDITEKKLVELSLQKSGRLLDNIIENLPIGYIQFDNFGFIRRINQTQRSFFNSPYPSARRQFNIMSDELSTAFGLDKLFLQALQENKTLRVEKKIDFRRDKRWTTVNKEVYLDLTIFPVVEPVDKEMIVVVLVNDITDKKMQELENKKNQEFLLQTGQIGKIGGWEMNIESQEVRWSAETYHIFSCPPDKEITLDIVLAYHTEEFRHHLAELVRQCIEDGKPFDAQLKIVDDNQQVKRVRSMGQPGYINGKVVRIYGVVQDITEQSEIREALTRNTELMRLFFDTIDLGYAAMEKDGKLNFLNQKAEKMIDHQAQMGSNIFEVFPRLSGTVFYARLQECILRQASQSFGIYFPKTDKWYDFLLTPMQDGGISVFMRDITESRKMQIELRKANDQLSKLNKSLVNQNKQLEDFAHITSHNLRAPIANLRALMQMHNEASSQQEKELYLGMLHEVIKKIDETLNDLVEVVQIRKDVNVEKEKLLFVERLQRVKDILLVDIETSNIRITYDFELAPVIEYSRVYLDSILQNFITNAIRYRSLEGTPEVHLHTWKENDNIILTVQDNGVGIDMERFGNKLFGFRKTFHRNKDAKGIGLFITKTQVEAMGGSIKAESQPGQGTKFIITFKPE; this comes from the coding sequence ATGCTGGAACAGCATTACCGGCAACTGCAGCACCTGGAAGCTGCGCTCAATGCCTTAGCACTATCAATAAACCTGGATGCAGCGGGCTGCATCACTGCCATGAATACGCTGATGGAGAAAGCTTTACGGCAGCCATCAGCAGCCCTTACCGGTAAGCAGCTGCAGGAAGTGCTGCTTCCTGCCGATCAGGCGCAATGGCAACGGATATGGAACGCCCTTCAGGTTGGTGAAACCGTGCAGGAACAGATCTGCTTCCTCGTGGACGGTGAAATAAACCTCTGGCTGGAAGCCGGCTGCCACCCCGTTTTCAACGAATCGGGCAGCATGGAACAATGCCTCCTGATCGGACTCGACATCACGGCCCGCAAAATACCGGAACTGCAAGCCCGGGAAGAAGAACAGTTTTTCAGGCAAATCCTGGAACACCTGCCTGTAGGCCTCCAGCAGTTTTCTGCGGAAGGCAACAGCATAGACATGAACAGCCGCCAGCGGGAAATATGGGGCGAAGAACATGCTTTCTTTACCAATACCAGCTACAACTGGCTACAGGACCCGTTTTACCGGCTCAATGGACTGGCCAAAATGTTTGAAGAGGCCATGCAAACCATGCAAACCAGGAAACGGGAAGTATTGCTCAGCTACACCGAAAAACACAGCGGGAACCTGACCCGTCTCTACCCGGTTTACTACGAAGCCACCGTTTTCCCCGTCACAGATCAGCAAAACAGGATGCACAACTTCTTCCTGATCCTCGATGACATCACAGAGAAAAAGCTGGTGGAACTAAGCCTGCAAAAGAGCGGACGCCTGCTGGATAATATCATTGAAAATCTGCCCATCGGCTATATCCAATTCGATAACTTCGGCTTTATCCGCCGTATTAATCAAACACAACGCTCCTTTTTCAACTCCCCGTATCCCTCTGCCCGCCGGCAGTTCAACATTATGAGCGATGAACTGTCTACCGCATTCGGACTCGATAAACTATTCCTACAGGCGCTCCAGGAGAATAAAACCCTGCGCGTGGAAAAGAAAATAGACTTCCGGCGCGACAAACGCTGGACTACCGTCAACAAAGAAGTATACCTCGATCTGACCATCTTCCCGGTAGTGGAACCGGTAGATAAAGAAATGATCGTAGTCGTGCTGGTGAATGATATCACCGATAAAAAAATGCAGGAACTGGAAAATAAAAAGAACCAGGAATTTCTGCTGCAAACAGGACAGATCGGAAAGATAGGAGGCTGGGAGATGAATATCGAAAGCCAGGAGGTACGATGGTCCGCCGAAACATACCATATCTTCAGCTGCCCGCCTGACAAAGAAATAACCCTGGACATTGTGCTGGCTTATCATACAGAAGAATTCCGTCACCACCTGGCGGAATTGGTACGCCAGTGTATAGAGGATGGTAAACCCTTTGATGCACAACTGAAAATTGTGGACGACAACCAGCAGGTGAAAAGGGTCCGTTCCATGGGACAACCCGGTTATATAAACGGTAAGGTGGTGCGTATCTACGGCGTGGTACAGGATATTACCGAACAATCGGAAATCAGGGAAGCACTCACGCGCAATACAGAGCTGATGCGGCTCTTCTTCGATACCATCGACCTGGGATATGCTGCTATGGAAAAAGATGGCAAGCTGAACTTCCTCAACCAGAAGGCCGAGAAAATGATCGACCACCAGGCACAGATGGGCAGCAATATTTTTGAAGTATTTCCCCGCCTTTCCGGCACCGTGTTCTACGCCCGCCTGCAGGAATGCATCCTGCGCCAGGCATCCCAGTCGTTCGGCATCTATTTCCCCAAAACAGATAAGTGGTACGACTTCCTGCTCACCCCCATGCAGGACGGTGGTATTTCTGTATTTATGCGGGATATTACAGAAAGCCGTAAAATGCAGATAGAGCTGCGGAAGGCTAATGATCAGCTGTCTAAACTCAATAAGAGCCTGGTTAATCAGAACAAACAACTGGAAGACTTTGCCCACATTACTTCCCACAACCTGCGTGCTCCCATTGCCAACCTGCGGGCGCTGATGCAAATGCATAATGAAGCATCGTCGCAACAGGAGAAAGAACTATACCTGGGGATGTTGCATGAGGTGATCAAGAAAATTGATGAAACCCTGAATGACCTGGTTGAAGTAGTACAGATCCGGAAAGATGTGAATGTAGAGAAAGAAAAACTGCTGTTTGTGGAAAGATTACAGCGGGTAAAAGATATTTTACTGGTAGATATTGAAACCAGTAATATCAGGATCACTTACGATTTTGAGCTGGCGCCGGTAATAGAGTACTCCCGTGTTTACCTCGACAGTATCCTGCAAAACTTTATTACCAATGCTATCCGTTACAGATCGCTGGAAGGCACGCCTGAGGTGCATTTGCATACCTGGAAAGAGAACGATAATATTATCCTGACGGTACAGGATAATGGTGTTGGCATTGATATGGAACGTTTTGGAAACAAGTTATTTGGTTTCCGGAAAACCTTTCACCGCAATAAAGATGCAAAGGGAATTGGGTTGTTTATCACCAAAACACAGGTAGAAGCAATGGGTGGAAGTATAAAGGCAGAAAGCCAGCCGGGGCAGGGAACCAAATTTATTATTACTTTTAAACCGGAATAA
- a CDS encoding response regulator, translated as MSLINMIFIVDDDPIHQQIARIMIERQGISTNIHVFSDAQDVLDHIRHHAEKVDSLPDLILLDLNMPVMDGWEFLDEYTAFYQDLPKRIRIFVLTSSIDEKDKERVRNYGFVSGYLTKPLSKDIIAHLS; from the coding sequence ATGAGCCTTATTAATATGATTTTTATTGTTGACGACGATCCAATCCACCAGCAGATTGCCCGGATTATGATAGAGCGGCAGGGGATCAGCACTAATATTCATGTATTTTCAGATGCGCAGGATGTACTGGATCATATCCGTCATCATGCAGAAAAAGTGGATTCCTTACCTGATCTGATCTTGCTGGATCTTAATATGCCGGTGATGGACGGGTGGGAATTTCTTGATGAGTATACTGCTTTTTACCAGGACCTCCCCAAACGTATCCGCATTTTTGTGTTAACATCTTCCATTGATGAGAAAGATAAAGAACGGGTACGTAATTACGGTTTTGTCAGCGGTTATCTCACCAAGCCCCTTTCCAAAGATATTATTGCGCACCTGTCTTAA
- the rpe gene encoding ribulose-phosphate 3-epimerase has protein sequence MENSPVLVAPSLLAANFLELGKDVEMVNRSEADWFHLDVMDGRFVPNISYGLPVIAQIKKKARKPCDVHLMIEEPEKYAADFKKAGADILTVHIEACVHLHRNIQQIKGLGMKAGVALNPHTPVGWLENVIRDIDVVLIMSVNPGFGGQTFIEQTYHKIKQLRQLINDSNAHALIEVDGGVGPENAALLVKAGANVLVAGSAIFSSADPEKTIISLKTGAQ, from the coding sequence TTGGAAAACTCTCCTGTTTTAGTGGCGCCTTCCTTGCTGGCTGCAAACTTCCTTGAATTGGGAAAAGATGTAGAGATGGTCAACCGCAGCGAAGCTGACTGGTTTCACCTCGACGTAATGGATGGCCGCTTTGTGCCTAATATCAGCTACGGCCTACCTGTTATCGCACAAATAAAGAAAAAGGCCCGCAAGCCCTGTGATGTGCATTTAATGATAGAAGAGCCAGAAAAATATGCAGCCGATTTCAAAAAGGCCGGGGCAGATATCCTCACAGTACACATAGAAGCCTGTGTGCATCTGCACCGTAATATCCAGCAGATAAAGGGACTTGGCATGAAAGCCGGGGTAGCCCTAAATCCGCACACGCCCGTAGGCTGGCTGGAAAATGTGATCCGTGATATTGATGTGGTGCTGATCATGAGTGTAAATCCGGGCTTTGGCGGACAAACCTTTATAGAACAAACCTATCATAAAATAAAGCAGCTCCGTCAGCTGATCAACGACAGCAACGCACATGCGCTCATTGAAGTAGATGGTGGTGTGGGGCCGGAAAACGCCGCATTACTGGTAAAGGCTGGGGCCAATGTGTTAGTAGCCGGTAGTGCTATCTTCTCCTCCGCAGATCCGGAAAAAACGATCATATCGCTTAAGACAGGTGCGCAATAA
- a CDS encoding tetratricopeptide repeat protein — translation MKYLSILLVLLGAVACNNTGNNQQDQSPAPDSVLYSDIIRPVTDSIRRFPDQPALYYRRALLLFNTNPTLAQADFEKAASLQPDNADYWAGAGEAALVSDDYPHAEIFFRKALTTAPGYTYLEYRLATAMIENKKYPQADSMANVLAQTKDARDKAFYLKARIAEDQQDTTTAIKHLTTAISAAGPHPEYEAVMELGDLLRARKQPAAIQFYRQAWQLDSLNATPLYEAAQYQEELGNQAAAIAAYRQCIISDPGYEPAYLALGKIYSGKKQWKEAFSFYNLAAKSAPTDAQAYYYRGLCQEQLGNKQEAIADYIKATSFKKDFTEAKDAIKRLSK, via the coding sequence ATGAAGTATTTATCGATCCTCCTGGTGTTGCTGGGCGCTGTTGCCTGTAACAATACCGGCAATAATCAGCAAGACCAGTCACCCGCTCCGGATAGCGTGCTTTACAGCGATATTATCCGGCCGGTGACAGATTCTATCAGGCGGTTTCCGGATCAACCTGCGTTGTATTACCGTCGTGCCTTATTACTGTTCAATACAAATCCTACGCTGGCGCAGGCAGATTTTGAAAAGGCTGCCAGCCTGCAACCAGACAATGCAGACTATTGGGCCGGCGCCGGTGAAGCGGCACTGGTAAGTGATGACTACCCGCATGCAGAAATATTTTTCAGGAAAGCACTAACTACCGCCCCCGGCTATACGTACCTGGAATACAGGCTCGCTACAGCCATGATTGAAAACAAAAAATATCCGCAGGCCGATAGCATGGCTAACGTGCTCGCACAAACGAAAGATGCACGCGACAAGGCTTTTTACCTGAAAGCCAGGATAGCAGAAGATCAGCAGGATACAACAACCGCCATCAAACACCTCACCACAGCTATCAGCGCAGCAGGCCCCCATCCGGAGTATGAAGCCGTAATGGAACTGGGCGATCTGTTACGGGCACGTAAACAACCGGCAGCGATTCAGTTTTATAGACAGGCCTGGCAACTGGATTCCCTTAATGCCACTCCCTTATATGAGGCAGCGCAATACCAGGAGGAACTGGGCAACCAGGCCGCCGCTATTGCCGCATACCGGCAATGTATTATTTCAGACCCCGGTTATGAACCGGCTTACCTGGCGCTGGGAAAGATCTACAGCGGTAAAAAGCAGTGGAAAGAAGCATTCAGCTTTTATAACCTGGCGGCAAAATCCGCCCCTACTGATGCACAGGCTTACTATTACCGGGGCCTTTGCCAGGAACAACTGGGCAATAAACAGGAAGCCATCGCTGATTACATAAAAGCAACTTCCTTTAAAAAAGATTTTACCGAAGCCAAAGATGCCATAAAAAGACTCAGCAAATAA